One window of the Prionailurus bengalensis isolate Pbe53 chromosome E1, Fcat_Pben_1.1_paternal_pri, whole genome shotgun sequence genome contains the following:
- the SPATA32 gene encoding spermatogenesis-associated protein 32, translated as MGVTGANGFPCCGKESVDIVETQGTITQHQFQQAQEKEETEPEKELLELKPVQKEDLDLKPKVELEPEPKPKDPEQQEYRTEFLQPFPQQDISQWSVRSNSSYLSAAEEGRASANHRSIRVQTSKHLFWADKLIQASEHSLQQAVGRQPDKKSTGKATSHQDQQSNLKDATCSKQQLQSSHAQPAPPAADAQQPPDPHPASPSPSPAIGLAELINFASSLAVASSSNMDLPKLEHMIKAPPQKAEAPSTDPAVPPAVDQPEKEELAKEWLEKPLEAGEPQKAWKQEDKSFPHSYLDFNKPGVKRATIEGEVKLLQAPTISTPPQGAVEEPPQKPRRLPPPDPGEEQPCRTQKGRPQQPTALPTQVEPAPIRATGAEQASPRARECKRLAATRLVQSGSGSGSQSRSSCADENLLPMTPRQLAAFQEIFKLFNPSPTGTVDMRSMRAALRHVGIQLSPQELCEALRQADLDGDGTVSFKDFLGVLTDSYRLAQCLGQARNSRFYDPQGLQTLFLEILFKLMSQGFVPHKLVQEVMSYYTKKQRALRPNPGWKDRWRDHSGSAGAPGGLTFFCQAARLSGLSSNELELSLHRLNKAGARSPYSQIPNLARETPPENRRQKRAPRPNVRLLKSCQPSSHKLGPNQGSLSAEFVGQPADHVRPSKLAPSPPTLVQKQPSSPSPACLQKSAMKNVYK; from the exons ATGGGGGTGACAG GTGCCAATGGATTTCCCTGCTGTGGCAAGGAGTCAGTGGACATTGTGGAGACGCA GGGCACCATAACCCAACACCAGTTCCAGCAGGCACAAGAAAAAGAGGAGACTGAG CCGGAGAAAGAATTGCTAGAACTGAAGCCCGTGCAGAAAGAGGACCTGGACCTTAAGCCAAAAGTGGAGCTGGAGCCCGAGCCAAAGCCCAAGGACCCTGAGCAGCAGGAGTATAGGACAGAGTTCCTCCAGCCCTTCCCGCAGCAGGACATCAGCCAGTGGAGCGTGAGGTCCAATTCCAGCTACCTGAGTGCTGCCGAGGAGGGCAGGGCGTCCGCCAACCATCGCTCCATCCGCGTGCAGACCTCCAAGCACCTCTTCTGGGCAGACAAACTCATCCAGGCTTCCGAACACAGCCTGCAGCAGGCGGTCGGCAGGCAGCCGGACAAGAAGAGTACAGGTAAGGCCACCAGCCATCAGGACCAGCAGTCCAACCTCAAGGACGCCACGTGCTCCAAGCAGCAGCTCCAGAGCTCCCACGCCCAGCCAGCTCCTCCGGCTGCAGATGCCCAGCAGCCACCGGATCCCCACCCGGCCTCCCCCAGTCCCTCACCAGCCATCGGCCTGGCAGAGCTGATCAACTTTGCGTCTTCCTTGGCCGTGGCCTCCTCCAGCAATATGGACTTGCCCAAATTGGAGCATATGATCAAAGCTCCACCGCAGAAGGCCGAGGCGCCTTCTACAGATCCTGCCGTGCCACCGGCCGTGGACCAGCCGGAGAAGGAAGAGCTCGCTAAGGAATGGCTAGAGAAACCACTTGAAGCAGGGGAGCCACAGAAAGCTTGGAAGCAGGAAGACAAGAGCTTCCCCCACTCTTACCTTGACTTCAACAAGCCAGGGGTCAAGAGGGCCACCATCGAGGGGGAAGTGAAGCTTCTCCAGGCACCGACCATATCCACTCCGCCTCAAGGAGCCGTGGAAGA GCCTCCACAGAAGCCTCGAAGACTGCCCCCACCAGACCCAGGAGAGGAGCAGCCCTGCAGGACGCAGAAGGGGAGGCCGCAGCAGCCTACTGCCCTGCCGACCCAGGTGGAGCCAGCACCCATCAGGGCCACAGGGGCTGAGCAGGCTTCCCCGAGGGCCAGGGAGTGCAAGCGCCTTGCAGCTACCCGTTTGGTGCAGTCTGGCTCAGGTTCTGGGTCTCAGAG CAGAAGCAGCTGTGCAGATGAGAACCTGCTACCCATGACACCCCGGCAGCTGGCAG cgtTCCAGGAGATCTTCAAACTGTTCAACCCCAGCCCGACAGGCACTGTGGACATGCGCAGCATGAGAGCTGCCCTGCGCCACGTGGGTATCCAGCTGAGCCCTCAGGAGTTGTGTGAGGCTCTGCGGCAGGCAGACCTGGACG gtGATGGAACTGTAAGCTTCAAAGACTTCCTGGGTGTCCTTACCGACAGCTACCGCCTGGCTCAGTGCTTGG GCCAGGCGAGGAACAGCCGGTTCTATGACCCCCAGGGCCTACAGACCCTGTTCTTAGAGATTCTGTTCAAGCTGATGAGCCAGGGCTTTGTCCCCCACAAGTTGGTGCAGGAAGTGATGAG CTACTACACCAAGAAGCAGCGGGCTCTGCGGCCGAACCCAGGCTGGAAGGACCGGTGGCGTGACCACAGCGGCTCCGCGGGCGCTCCCGGGGGCCTCACCTTCTTCTGCCAGGCCGCGCGCCTCAGCGGCCTCTCCAGCAATGAGCTGGAGCTCTCGCTGCACAGACTAAACAAAGCGG GTGCGCGCAGCCCCTACTCTCAGATCCCTAACTTGGCGAGGGAGACACCGCCAGAAAACAGGAGGCAGAAACGAGCCCCGCGCCCTAACGTCCGACTTCTCAAGTCCTGCCAGCCCAGCAGCCACAAGCTTGGGCCCAACCAAGGGTCTCTCAGCGCCG AGTTCGTGGGCCAGCCAGCAGACCACGTGCGCCCCTCGAAGTTGGCTCCCTCGCCCCCAACTCTAGTGCAGAAGCAGCCCTCCTCCCCTTCGCCAGCCTGTTTGCAGAAATCTGCTATGAAAAACGTGTACAAGTAA